The Theropithecus gelada isolate Dixy chromosome X, Tgel_1.0, whole genome shotgun sequence genome includes a window with the following:
- the TCEAL3 gene encoding transcription elongation factor A protein-like 3, producing the protein MEKPYNKNEGNLENEGKPEDEVEPDDEGKSDEEEKPDVEGKTECEGKREDEGEPGDEGQLEDEGSQEKQGKSEGEGKPQGEGKPASQAKPESQPRAAEKRPAEDYVPRKAKRKTDRGTDDSPKDSQEDLQERHLSSEEMMRECGDVSRAQEELRKKQKMGGFHWMQRDVQDPFAPRGQRGVRGVRGGGRGQRGLHDIPYL; encoded by the coding sequence ATGGAAAAACCctacaataaaaatgaaggaaacctGGAAAACGAGGGAAAGCCAGAAGATGAAGTAGAGCCTGATGATGAAGGAAAGTCAGACGAGGAAGAAAAGCCAGACGTGGAGGGGAAGACAGAATgcgagggaaagagagaggatgaGGGAGAGCCAGGTGATGAGGGACAACTGGAAGATGAGGGGAGCCAGGAAAAGCAGGGCAAGTCCGAAGGTGAGGGCAAGCCACAAGGCGAGGGCAAGCCAGCCTCGCAGGCAAAGCCAGAGAGCCAGCCGCGGGCCGCCGAAAAGCGCCCGGCTGAAGATTATGTGCCccggaaagcaaaaagaaaaacggACAGGGGGACAGACGATTCCCCCAAGGACTCTCAGGAGGACTTACAGGAAAGGCATCTGAGCAGTGAGGAGATGATGAGAGAATGTGGAGATGTGTCAAGGGCTCAGGAGGAgctaaggaaaaaacagaaaatgggcGGTTTTCATTGGATGCAAAGAGATGTACAGGATCCATTTGCCCCAAGGGGACAACGGGGTGTCAGGGGAGTGAGGGGTGGAGGTAGGGGCCAGAGGGGCTTACACGATATCCCATACCTTTAA